One Plasmodium gaboni strain SY75 chromosome 1, whole genome shotgun sequence DNA segment encodes these proteins:
- a CDS encoding exported protein (hyp8), with translation MNIYIRTISFTLFIFLLIFSSNHGGVQKKDNQNYNSHKFCLNCSGGYLKNSRCLSENSLSYSDEGEPLKYGANDNNYDSNLLKTEEQKQEMHEHMKMLIKLYVNSSHDPVKEQKLFQQVKKYFKHHEYKDFMSTFFKVIKIHNDITHLKKQMRSTEKKYRVITCVAAFLSTISLVFTVVILSSLNLKNENMIITTLLGLLGFIISLPLISYILSPYLNNSLDKGYRIADLYSEKILRQILHFE, from the exons ATGAACATTTATATTAGGACTATTTCTTTTACTCTTTTCATCTTCCTATTGATATTCTCCTCTAATCAT GGTGGTGTTCAGAAAAAAGATAACCAAAATTACAATTCACATAAATTTTGCCTGAATTGTTCAGGTGGTTACCTAAAAAATTCCAGATGTCTATCTGAAAATTCGTTATCTTATAGTGATGAAGGTGAGCCCTTAAAATATGGAGCAAATGATAATAACTATGATTCAAATTTGTTGAAAACTGAAGAACAAAAACAAGAAATGCATGAACATATGAAAATGCTTATAAAATTGTATGTAAATAGTTCTCATGATCCAGTAAAAGAACAGAAATTATTTCAACAAgtaaagaaatattttaaacaTCATGAATATAAAGATTTTATGAgtacattttttaaagtCATAAAAATTCACAATGATATAActcatttaaaaaaacaaatgaGATCCACTGAAAAGAAATATAGGGTGATTACGTGTGTAGCTGCATTCTTATCAACTATTTCTTTAGTTTTCACAGTTGtaatattatcttcattaaatctaaaaaatgaaaatatgaTCATAACCACCCTTCTTGGACTTCTTGGTTTTATCATTTCACTACCTcttatatcatatattttatcgCCATATCTTAATAATTCATTAGATAAAGGATATCGCATTGCTGATCTTTACTcagaaaaaatattaagaCAAATATTGCATTTTgaataa